A portion of the Chelmon rostratus isolate fCheRos1 chromosome 15, fCheRos1.pri, whole genome shotgun sequence genome contains these proteins:
- the myct1b gene encoding myc target protein 1 homolog, giving the protein MAHNETHPFLEILKSFNLGDMILAFCLSVLVGLLLGALVYVLLTWASRRTATARITRRSKKRSGTSQANNPMSSQLGLYRSTFLSVYRQPSLEPVGPLGSKPAVEASTFRPLPKRNRAGLDMGEDTQVTTPEDTAASKSSDSACLVPNKRHSFWLGSNGLKGFLPSQTPPPAYDSVIHAFEETCT; this is encoded by the exons ATGGCACATAATGAAACACATCCCTTTTTGGAGATACTAAAATCATTTAATCTCG gcGATATGATTCTCGCCTTCTGTTTATCTGTGCTTGTGGGCCTGCTGCTGGGTGCTTTGGTCTACGTCCTTTTGACCTGGGCATCCAGGCGCACAGCCACCGCCAGGATCACCAGGCGCTCTAAAAAGAGATCTGGCACTTCACAAGCAAACAACCCCATGAGCAGCCAGCTGGGCCTCTACAGAAGCACTTTTCTCAGCGTCTACAGGCAGCCCTCTCTGGAGCCGGTGGGCCCTCTGGGGAGTAAGCCTGCCGTAGAGGCCTCCACCTTTCGCCCACTGCCCAAGAGAAACAGGGCCGGCCTGGACATGGGCGAGGACACTCAGGTCACCACACCTGAGGACACGGCAGCTTCAAAGTCATCGGACTCAGCATGCCTCGTGCCAAACAAGAGACATTCCTTCTGGTTGGGCAGCAATGGACTTAAGGGTTTCCTGCCCTCGCAGACACCCCCTCCTGCATACGACAGTGTCATCCACGCCTTTGAAGAGACTTGCACATGA
- the tulp4b gene encoding tubby-related protein 4 isoform X1, producing MLAAVEHGPILCSDSNILCLSWKGRVPKSEKDKPVCRRRYYEEGWLATGNGRGVVGVTFTSSHCRRDRTTPQRINFNLRGHNSEVVLVRWNEPFQKLATCDMEGGIFVWIQYEGRWSVELVNDRGAQVSDFTWSHDGTQALIAYRDGFVLVGSVSGQRHWSSEINLESQITCGIWTPDDQQVLFGTADGQVIVMDCHGRMLAHVLLHESDGIVSMSWNCPDFLVEDSTESDTDSDDNILPLGTNSHCSYDMRRVKPLLTVTFLSGDISLMNNYDDLSPAVIRSGLKDVEAQWCSQGDLLAVAGMERHGLPAESACASIMRNALVKFYNVQGEHIYTLETPAQRPITTICWGHRDSRLFLACGPALYVVRVEHRVASLQLLCQQGIASALREEKDVGKLNMPSLLCSYVTTAFIPTIKPPIPDPNNIRDFVSYPTAGNERLHCTMKRAEDSPEAGGPCYTLYLEYLGGLVPILKGRRISKLRPEFVIMDPKTDSKAEEVCVNPMISYTDSCNCSDSSDIELSDEWVGKKSPKLSRGNRSPKLYMMNMELRKSPKLSRANQEGQRSPRLPTKKPPVRSPSLTRREFSMDGITEHNYLAQVTSNIWGTKFKIVGLASFLPANLGAVIYKTSLLHLQPRQMTIYLPEVRKISHDFMSLPVFNPNVFSEDEDDLPVMGPSGVAGENPPCTVNIPIAPIHSPAQAMSPTQSIGLVQSLLANQNIQLDVLTNPTATAAAAAAAAAASVPVSDHGQDAVATPYPVPTRYSNPGQVIFNGLEMGPLLPGTLPPPPPPHHLPPQPHPQRSHSQGEHGHTLKPSLPRTLPPFTDMDGSVEIQMRKVNPPPPYPGTVVSAAAATAATAPQTLVTNCDSPSVLAPDPCLKKDEFLLHPVTLQYPTPLGYERITTFDSSGNVEEVCRPRRRLIRNQNAYAVHGSATLKVTSSENKKIQLPYSSATLSRLSVPRYSIPSGDPPPYPDPANQVNSTLPPPQRIDSSLIHATLRRDRRDVGLKVPQMMESSRTLPSKAKINSALALTYQQRVPTALYTCTQCSSNSSSTSVSVSGGGTTSSGIAGGTVVRQDFPPGKGAHHSTIIVHSKGASPLASQSSYSLLGAVDNSRDRTVYVNSAFTEDETLNQQCHLEKSVRQLTLGDVSLTVKRPPPYQWDASTTEEFWLTPEQTMLGPPPGPHKPPPLIIGQAQHLDMTQLPFVLTTKPPTSPSTSTLTFPSGYQISLSPFPPGVAHSGPPLQTLQNPPPQCSPNEVVASVPFAQQDSNLVLPPGYPPNLANLACCQLPPMYPGASSCAGLQLHPVNLHPWNPYPCPPPMQDPPAPPLPTKTHQILEKPILSPPPPTAPPPPPPLPPPPPPTELPPSKSATEDLAESANNFPEPSSLNESPVPQESERFNKKSRKRLDSRAEEANMPTVSEGKSRKEGRALSDFNTLISSPRLGSREKKKPKGQREQLNKTKKMSRTTNEFQDSSESEPELFISGDELMNQNQSSKKSWKNKRSMRMASELEEIKCRKANEREDRSLGSQGFVYVMANKQPLWNEATQVYQLDFGGRVTQESAKNFQIELDGRQVMQFGRIDGNAYILDFQYPFSAVQAFAVALANVTQRLK from the exons ATGTTGGCTGCCGTGGAACATGGTCCCATCCTCTGCAGCGACTCCAACATCCTCTGCCTTTCGTGGAAAGGCCGGGTCCCCAAGAGCGAAAAAGACAAGCCGGTGTGCCGGAGACGGTACTATGAGGAGGGCTGGCTCGCCACAGGGAACGGGAGAGGAGTTGTTGGCGTGACGTTTACATCGAGTCACTGCAGGAGGGACAGAACTACACCTCAGAGAATCAATTTTAACCTGCGAGGACACAACAGCGAG GTTGTCTTGGTGCGTTGGAATGAACCCTTTCAGAAGCTCGCCACCTGTGATATGGAAGGAGGTATTTTTGTATGGATCCAGTATGAAGGAAGATGGTCTGTAGAATTAGTGAACGACAGAGGAGCACAG GTGAGTGACTTCACTTGGTCGCACGATGGCACTCAAGCGCTCATCGCGTACCGGGATGGCTTCGTGCTGGTCGGCTCGGTCAGCGGACAAAGACACTGGTCCTCCGAGATTAACCTGGAGAGTCAAATCACCTGTGGCATCTGGACTCCCGATGATCAACAG GTCTTGTTTGGTACGGCAGACGGTCAGGTGATAGTGATGGACTGTCACGGACGAATGCTTGCCCACGTTCTCTTACACGAGTCCGATGGGATCGTGAGCATGTCCTGGAACTGCCCCGACTTCCTGGTCGAGGACAGCACAGAGAGCGACACAGACTCCGATGACAATATTCTGCCTTTAGGTACAAACTCCCACTGCTCGTATGACA TGCGCAGAGTCAAGCCTCTGTTGACCGTCACCTTCTTATCAGGAGACATCAGTTTAATGAACAACTACGATGACCTCTCTCCTGCTGTAATTCGCTCAGGGCTGAAAG ACGTTGAGGCGCAGTGGTGCTCGCAGGGAGACCTCCTGGCTGTGGCCGGCATGGAGAGACACGGGCTTCCCGCCGAGTCGGCCTGCGCGTCCATCATGAGGAACGCCCTTGTTAAGTTCTATAATGTCCAAGGAGAACACATCTACACCTTGGAAACACCGGCACAG AGGCCCATCACCACCATCTGTTGGGGTCACAGAGACTCTCGTCTGTTCCTTGCATGTGGACCGGCACTGTACGTGGTGCGCGTGGAGCACAGGGTGGCCAGCCTCCAACTTTTATGCCAGCAGGGCATCGCCAGCGCCCTGCGAGAGGAGAAAGACGTGGGCAAGCTGAACATGCCCTCGCTGCTCTGCTCTTATGTCACCACTGCTTTCATTCCCACCATCAAG CCCCCAATCCCTGACCCCAACAACATCCGTGACTTTGTCAGCTATCCCACAGCTGGGAATGAGAGGCTCCACTGCACCATGAAGAGGGCAGAGGACAGCCCTGAGGCAGGCGGACCCTGCTACACTCTGTACCTGGAATATTTAGGAGGGCTGGTGCCTATTCTCAAAGGAAGGCGCATCAGTAAACTGCGGCCCGAGTTCGTCATCATGGATCCGAAAACGGACAGCAAAGCAG aggaggtgtgtgttaATCCCATGATCTCATACACTGACAGCTGCAACTGCTCTGACTCCAGTGACATTGAGTTAAGCGATGAGTGGGTCGGGAAGAAGTCACCAAAGTTATCCCGAGGAAACAGGTCACCCAAACTCTACAT GATGAACATGGAATTGAGAAAATCTCCCAAACTGTCACGCGCCAATCAGGAAGGCCAACGGTCGCCACGGTTACCAACAAAGAAGCCTCCAGTTCGCTCTCCCAGTCTGACACGGCGAGAGTTCTCAATGGATGGGATCACTGAG CACAACTACCTCGCTCAAGTCACATCCAACATTTGGGGGACAAAATTCAAAATTGTTGGCCTCGCCTCTTTCCTCCCCGCCAATCTCGGTGCAG tgatcTATAAGACAAGTTTGCTTCATCTGCAGCCGAGACAGATGACGATCTACCTTCCAGAAGTGCGAAAGATTTCTCATGACTTTATGAGCCTGCCTGTGTTTAACCCCAATGTGttcagtgaggatgaggatgactTACCAG taaTGGGGCCTTCTGGAGTGGCAGGAGAAAATCCTCCCTGTACAGTCAACATTCCCATTGCTCCCATCCACAGTCCAGCTCAGGCCATGTCTCCAACTCAGAGTATTGGCCTGGTCCAGTCTCTTCTGGCCAATCAGAATATTCAGCTTGATGTCCTGACCAACCCTacagccactgcagcagctgcagctgcagctgcagcagcttctgtccCTGTTAGTGATCACGGGCAGGATGCAGTTGCAACACCGTACCCAGTGCCAACTCGGTACTCAAACCCTGGTCAGGTGATTTTCAACGGGCTGGAGATGGGTCCTCTTCTTCCTGGTACTcttcctcccccacctccacctcaccATCTCCCACCGCAGCCTCACCCGCAGCGCTCTCATTCACA GGGGGAGCATGGGCACACTCTCAAGCCAAGTCTGCCGCGGACTTTGCCTCCCTTCACTGACATGGATGGATCTGTGGAGATCCAGATGAGGAAGGttaaccctcctcctccatacCCAGGCACCGTagtgtctgcagctgcagctacgGCCGCCACTGCGCCTCAAACTCTTGTCACAAACTGTGACAGCCCAAGCGTCCTGGCACCAGACCCCTGCCTCAAGAAGGATGAATTTTTGCTTCACCCTGTCACTTTGCAGTACCCAACGCCTCTGGGGTACGAAAGGATCACGACCTTTGACAGCAGTGGCAACGTGGAGGAGGTTTGTCGGCCACGCAGGCGCCTCATCCGCAATCAAAATGCATACGCTGTCCATGGCTCCGCCACGCTCAAAGTCACTTCCTCTGAGAATAAAAAAATTCAGCTTCCCTACAGCTCAGCAACATTGAGTCGTCTCTCTGTCCCTCGATACTCAATACCTAGCGGGGACCCTCCTCCTTACCCCGATCCAGCCAATCAAGTAAATTCCACACTTCCTCCTCCCCAGAGAATTGATAGCAGTCTGATTCATGCCACTCTGCGTCGTGACCGCAGGGATGTGGGACTGAAAGTGCCACAGATGATGGAAAGCTCAAGAACCCTTCCCTCCAAGGCTAAAATAAACAGTGCACTAGCACTTACCTACCAGCAGAGGGTGCCCACTGCattgtacacatgcacacagtgcagcagcaacagcagcagcaccagcgtCAGTGTCAGTGGTGGCGGAACTACAAGTAGTGGCATTGCAGGTGGGACGGTGGTGAGGCAGGACTTCCCACCAGGGAAAGGAGCACATCACAGCACCATTATTGTGCACTCCAAAGGTGCCTCACCCCTGGCCTCTCAGTCATCTTACAGTCTGCTGGGTGCTGTTGATAACAGCAGGGACAGAACGGTGTATGTAAACTCTGCCTTTACCGAAGATGAGACTTTAAATCAGCAGTGTCACCTCGAAAAATCCGTACGTCAGCTGACTCTTGGCGACGTCAGCTTGACAGTTAAACGCCCTCCGCCTTACCAGTGGGACGCCTCCACCACAGAGGAGTTCTGGCTCACCCCAGAACAAACCATGTTAGGTCCTCCACCAGGACCTCACAAACCACCTCCTCTCATCATCGGTCAAGCTCAGCACTTGGACATGACTCAGCTACCGTTTGTCCTCACGACTAAACCTCCAACCAGTCCGAGCACGAGCACACTCACTTTCCCATCAGGTTACCAGATATCCCTCTCGCCTTTTCCTCCAGGTGTGGCTCACAGCGGCCCTCCTCTTCAGACCTTACAGAACCCTCCACCACAGTGCTCTCCAAACGAAGTGGTTGCTTCAGTCCCTTTTGCTCAGCAGGACTCCAACTTGGTCTTGCCACCTGGCTATCCTCCAAATCTAGCTAACTTGGCCTGCTGCCAGCTCCCTCCAATGTATCCAGGAGCCAGCTCATGTGCCGGACTTCAGCTGCACCCTGTCAACCTTCACCCCTGGAACCCTTACCCCTGTCCCCCGCCCATGCAAGACCCTCCAGCACCTCCCCTCCCTACCAAAACTCATCAGATTTTAGAGAAGCCAATTCTATCACCACCTCCTCCTACTGCACCACCTCCACcgccccctctccctcctcctcccccacctaCTGAGCTGCCACCCTCCAAAAGTGCCACAGAGGATCTAGCAGAGTCTGCCAACAACTTTCCAGAGCCATCTTCCCTGAATGAAAGCCCTGTGCCACAGGAGTCAGAGCGCTTCAACAAGAAAAGCCGCAAAAGACTGGACAGCAGAGCCGAGGAGGCCAACATGCCGACCGTCTCTGAGGGCAAATCCAGAAAGGAAGGGCGCGCGCTCTCCGACTTCAACACTCTCATTTCCAGCCCAAGActtggcagcagagagaagaagaaacccaAGGGCCAAAGAGAGCAGCtcaataaaacaaagaagatGAGCAGGACCACAAATGAGTTCCAGGACAGCTCGGAGAGTGAGCCGGAGCTGTTCATTAGCGGCGATGAGCTCATGAACCAGAACCAGAGTAGTAAGAAGAGCTGGAAGAACAAGCGCAGCATGCGCATGGCGAGTGAGCTGGAGGAGATAAAGTGCCGCAAGGCAAATGAAAGAGAGGACCGTAGTCTGGGAAGCCAAGGATTTGTCTACGTTATGGCCAATAAGCAGCCACTGTGGAACGAAGCCACCCAAGTCTACCAGCTTGACTTTGGAGGACGAGTCACGCAGGAGTCAGCAAAGAACTTTCAAATTGAGCTGGATGGTAGACAG GTGATGCAGTTTGGGCGAATTGACGGGAATGCCTATATCTTGGATTTCCAGTATCCTTTCTCAGCTGTGCAGGCATTCGCTGTGGCCTTGGCCAATGTCACTCAAAGGCTGAAGTGA
- the tulp4b gene encoding tubby-related protein 4 isoform X2, with protein MLAAVEHGPILCSDSNILCLSWKGRVPKSEKDKPVCRRRYYEEGWLATGNGRGVVGVTFTSSHCRRDRTTPQRINFNLRGHNSEVVLVRWNEPFQKLATCDMEGGIFVWIQYEGRWSVELVNDRGAQVSDFTWSHDGTQALIAYRDGFVLVGSVSGQRHWSSEINLESQITCGIWTPDDQQVLFGTADGQVIVMDCHGRMLAHVLLHESDGIVSMSWNCPDFLVEDSTESDTDSDDNILPLGTNSHCSYDMRRVKPLLTVTFLSGDISLMNNYDDLSPAVIRSGLKDVEAQWCSQGDLLAVAGMERHGLPAESACASIMRNALVKFYNVQGEHIYTLETPAQRPITTICWGHRDSRLFLACGPALYVVRVEHRVASLQLLCQQGIASALREEKDVGKLNMPSLLCSYVTTAFIPTIKPPIPDPNNIRDFVSYPTAGNERLHCTMKRAEDSPEAGGPCYTLYLEYLGGLVPILKGRRISKLRPEFVIMDPKTDSKAEEVCVNPMISYTDSCNCSDSSDIELSDEWVGKKSPKLSRGNRSPKLYMMNMELRKSPKLSRANQEGQRSPRLPTKKPPVRSPSLTRREFSMDGITEHNYLAQVTSNIWGTKFKIVGLASFLPANLGAVIYKTSLLHLQPRQMTIYLPEVRKISHDFMSLPVFNPNVFSEDEDDLPVMGPSGVAGENPPCTVNIPIAPIHSPAQAMSPTQSIGLVQSLLANQNIQLDVLTNPTATAAAAAAAAAASVPVSDHGQDAVATPYPVPTRYSNPGQVIFNGLEMGPLLPGTLPPPPPPHHLPPQPHPQRSHSQQPRQQHLPRTLPPFTDMDGSVEIQMRKVNPPPPYPGTVVSAAAATAATAPQTLVTNCDSPSVLAPDPCLKKDEFLLHPVTLQYPTPLGYERITTFDSSGNVEEVCRPRRRLIRNQNAYAVHGSATLKVTSSENKKIQLPYSSATLSRLSVPRYSIPSGDPPPYPDPANQVNSTLPPPQRIDSSLIHATLRRDRRDVGLKVPQMMESSRTLPSKAKINSALALTYQQRVPTALYTCTQCSSNSSSTRKGAHHSTIIVHSKGASPLASQSSYSLLGAVDNSRDRTVYVNSAFTEDETLNQQCHLEKSVRQLTLGDVSLTVKRPPPYQWDASTTEEFWLTPEQTMLGPPPGPHKPPPLIIGQAQHLDMTQLPFVLTTKPPTSPSTSTLTFPSGYQISLSPFPPGVAHSGPPLQTLQNPPPQCSPNEVVASVPFAQQDSNLVLPPGYPPNLANLACCQLPPMYPGASSCAGLQLHPVNLHPWNPYPCPPPMQDPPAPPLPTKTHQILEKPILSPPPPTAPPPPPPLPPPPPPTELPPSKSATEDLAESANNFPEPSSLNESPVPQESERFNKKSRKRLDSRAEEANMPTVSEGKSRKEGRALSDFNTLISSPRLGSREKKKPKGQREQLNKTKKMSRTTNEFQDSSESEPELFISGDELMNQNQSSKKSWKNKRSMRMASELEEIKCRKANEREDRSLGSQGFVYVMANKQPLWNEATQVYQLDFGGRVTQESAKNFQIELDGRQVMQFGRIDGNAYILDFQYPFSAVQAFAVALANVTQRLK; from the exons ATGTTGGCTGCCGTGGAACATGGTCCCATCCTCTGCAGCGACTCCAACATCCTCTGCCTTTCGTGGAAAGGCCGGGTCCCCAAGAGCGAAAAAGACAAGCCGGTGTGCCGGAGACGGTACTATGAGGAGGGCTGGCTCGCCACAGGGAACGGGAGAGGAGTTGTTGGCGTGACGTTTACATCGAGTCACTGCAGGAGGGACAGAACTACACCTCAGAGAATCAATTTTAACCTGCGAGGACACAACAGCGAG GTTGTCTTGGTGCGTTGGAATGAACCCTTTCAGAAGCTCGCCACCTGTGATATGGAAGGAGGTATTTTTGTATGGATCCAGTATGAAGGAAGATGGTCTGTAGAATTAGTGAACGACAGAGGAGCACAG GTGAGTGACTTCACTTGGTCGCACGATGGCACTCAAGCGCTCATCGCGTACCGGGATGGCTTCGTGCTGGTCGGCTCGGTCAGCGGACAAAGACACTGGTCCTCCGAGATTAACCTGGAGAGTCAAATCACCTGTGGCATCTGGACTCCCGATGATCAACAG GTCTTGTTTGGTACGGCAGACGGTCAGGTGATAGTGATGGACTGTCACGGACGAATGCTTGCCCACGTTCTCTTACACGAGTCCGATGGGATCGTGAGCATGTCCTGGAACTGCCCCGACTTCCTGGTCGAGGACAGCACAGAGAGCGACACAGACTCCGATGACAATATTCTGCCTTTAGGTACAAACTCCCACTGCTCGTATGACA TGCGCAGAGTCAAGCCTCTGTTGACCGTCACCTTCTTATCAGGAGACATCAGTTTAATGAACAACTACGATGACCTCTCTCCTGCTGTAATTCGCTCAGGGCTGAAAG ACGTTGAGGCGCAGTGGTGCTCGCAGGGAGACCTCCTGGCTGTGGCCGGCATGGAGAGACACGGGCTTCCCGCCGAGTCGGCCTGCGCGTCCATCATGAGGAACGCCCTTGTTAAGTTCTATAATGTCCAAGGAGAACACATCTACACCTTGGAAACACCGGCACAG AGGCCCATCACCACCATCTGTTGGGGTCACAGAGACTCTCGTCTGTTCCTTGCATGTGGACCGGCACTGTACGTGGTGCGCGTGGAGCACAGGGTGGCCAGCCTCCAACTTTTATGCCAGCAGGGCATCGCCAGCGCCCTGCGAGAGGAGAAAGACGTGGGCAAGCTGAACATGCCCTCGCTGCTCTGCTCTTATGTCACCACTGCTTTCATTCCCACCATCAAG CCCCCAATCCCTGACCCCAACAACATCCGTGACTTTGTCAGCTATCCCACAGCTGGGAATGAGAGGCTCCACTGCACCATGAAGAGGGCAGAGGACAGCCCTGAGGCAGGCGGACCCTGCTACACTCTGTACCTGGAATATTTAGGAGGGCTGGTGCCTATTCTCAAAGGAAGGCGCATCAGTAAACTGCGGCCCGAGTTCGTCATCATGGATCCGAAAACGGACAGCAAAGCAG aggaggtgtgtgttaATCCCATGATCTCATACACTGACAGCTGCAACTGCTCTGACTCCAGTGACATTGAGTTAAGCGATGAGTGGGTCGGGAAGAAGTCACCAAAGTTATCCCGAGGAAACAGGTCACCCAAACTCTACAT GATGAACATGGAATTGAGAAAATCTCCCAAACTGTCACGCGCCAATCAGGAAGGCCAACGGTCGCCACGGTTACCAACAAAGAAGCCTCCAGTTCGCTCTCCCAGTCTGACACGGCGAGAGTTCTCAATGGATGGGATCACTGAG CACAACTACCTCGCTCAAGTCACATCCAACATTTGGGGGACAAAATTCAAAATTGTTGGCCTCGCCTCTTTCCTCCCCGCCAATCTCGGTGCAG tgatcTATAAGACAAGTTTGCTTCATCTGCAGCCGAGACAGATGACGATCTACCTTCCAGAAGTGCGAAAGATTTCTCATGACTTTATGAGCCTGCCTGTGTTTAACCCCAATGTGttcagtgaggatgaggatgactTACCAG taaTGGGGCCTTCTGGAGTGGCAGGAGAAAATCCTCCCTGTACAGTCAACATTCCCATTGCTCCCATCCACAGTCCAGCTCAGGCCATGTCTCCAACTCAGAGTATTGGCCTGGTCCAGTCTCTTCTGGCCAATCAGAATATTCAGCTTGATGTCCTGACCAACCCTacagccactgcagcagctgcagctgcagctgcagcagcttctgtccCTGTTAGTGATCACGGGCAGGATGCAGTTGCAACACCGTACCCAGTGCCAACTCGGTACTCAAACCCTGGTCAGGTGATTTTCAACGGGCTGGAGATGGGTCCTCTTCTTCCTGGTACTcttcctcccccacctccacctcaccATCTCCCACCGCAGCCTCACCCGCAGCGCTCTCATTCACAGCAGCCTCGCCAACAGCA TCTGCCGCGGACTTTGCCTCCCTTCACTGACATGGATGGATCTGTGGAGATCCAGATGAGGAAGGttaaccctcctcctccatacCCAGGCACCGTagtgtctgcagctgcagctacgGCCGCCACTGCGCCTCAAACTCTTGTCACAAACTGTGACAGCCCAAGCGTCCTGGCACCAGACCCCTGCCTCAAGAAGGATGAATTTTTGCTTCACCCTGTCACTTTGCAGTACCCAACGCCTCTGGGGTACGAAAGGATCACGACCTTTGACAGCAGTGGCAACGTGGAGGAGGTTTGTCGGCCACGCAGGCGCCTCATCCGCAATCAAAATGCATACGCTGTCCATGGCTCCGCCACGCTCAAAGTCACTTCCTCTGAGAATAAAAAAATTCAGCTTCCCTACAGCTCAGCAACATTGAGTCGTCTCTCTGTCCCTCGATACTCAATACCTAGCGGGGACCCTCCTCCTTACCCCGATCCAGCCAATCAAGTAAATTCCACACTTCCTCCTCCCCAGAGAATTGATAGCAGTCTGATTCATGCCACTCTGCGTCGTGACCGCAGGGATGTGGGACTGAAAGTGCCACAGATGATGGAAAGCTCAAGAACCCTTCCCTCCAAGGCTAAAATAAACAGTGCACTAGCACTTACCTACCAGCAGAGGGTGCCCACTGCattgtacacatgcacacagtgcagcagcaacagcagcagcacca GGAAAGGAGCACATCACAGCACCATTATTGTGCACTCCAAAGGTGCCTCACCCCTGGCCTCTCAGTCATCTTACAGTCTGCTGGGTGCTGTTGATAACAGCAGGGACAGAACGGTGTATGTAAACTCTGCCTTTACCGAAGATGAGACTTTAAATCAGCAGTGTCACCTCGAAAAATCCGTACGTCAGCTGACTCTTGGCGACGTCAGCTTGACAGTTAAACGCCCTCCGCCTTACCAGTGGGACGCCTCCACCACAGAGGAGTTCTGGCTCACCCCAGAACAAACCATGTTAGGTCCTCCACCAGGACCTCACAAACCACCTCCTCTCATCATCGGTCAAGCTCAGCACTTGGACATGACTCAGCTACCGTTTGTCCTCACGACTAAACCTCCAACCAGTCCGAGCACGAGCACACTCACTTTCCCATCAGGTTACCAGATATCCCTCTCGCCTTTTCCTCCAGGTGTGGCTCACAGCGGCCCTCCTCTTCAGACCTTACAGAACCCTCCACCACAGTGCTCTCCAAACGAAGTGGTTGCTTCAGTCCCTTTTGCTCAGCAGGACTCCAACTTGGTCTTGCCACCTGGCTATCCTCCAAATCTAGCTAACTTGGCCTGCTGCCAGCTCCCTCCAATGTATCCAGGAGCCAGCTCATGTGCCGGACTTCAGCTGCACCCTGTCAACCTTCACCCCTGGAACCCTTACCCCTGTCCCCCGCCCATGCAAGACCCTCCAGCACCTCCCCTCCCTACCAAAACTCATCAGATTTTAGAGAAGCCAATTCTATCACCACCTCCTCCTACTGCACCACCTCCACcgccccctctccctcctcctcccccacctaCTGAGCTGCCACCCTCCAAAAGTGCCACAGAGGATCTAGCAGAGTCTGCCAACAACTTTCCAGAGCCATCTTCCCTGAATGAAAGCCCTGTGCCACAGGAGTCAGAGCGCTTCAACAAGAAAAGCCGCAAAAGACTGGACAGCAGAGCCGAGGAGGCCAACATGCCGACCGTCTCTGAGGGCAAATCCAGAAAGGAAGGGCGCGCGCTCTCCGACTTCAACACTCTCATTTCCAGCCCAAGActtggcagcagagagaagaagaaacccaAGGGCCAAAGAGAGCAGCtcaataaaacaaagaagatGAGCAGGACCACAAATGAGTTCCAGGACAGCTCGGAGAGTGAGCCGGAGCTGTTCATTAGCGGCGATGAGCTCATGAACCAGAACCAGAGTAGTAAGAAGAGCTGGAAGAACAAGCGCAGCATGCGCATGGCGAGTGAGCTGGAGGAGATAAAGTGCCGCAAGGCAAATGAAAGAGAGGACCGTAGTCTGGGAAGCCAAGGATTTGTCTACGTTATGGCCAATAAGCAGCCACTGTGGAACGAAGCCACCCAAGTCTACCAGCTTGACTTTGGAGGACGAGTCACGCAGGAGTCAGCAAAGAACTTTCAAATTGAGCTGGATGGTAGACAG GTGATGCAGTTTGGGCGAATTGACGGGAATGCCTATATCTTGGATTTCCAGTATCCTTTCTCAGCTGTGCAGGCATTCGCTGTGGCCTTGGCCAATGTCACTCAAAGGCTGAAGTGA